Proteins encoded together in one Candidatus Lariskella endosymbiont of Epinotia ramella window:
- the leuS gene encoding leucine--tRNA ligase: MLPQNIAFSKDQSYEPSVIEEKWRSYWQKNEIFYASIDKTKQKYYVLEMLPYPSGRIHMGHLRNYTIGDAIARFKRAEGFNVLYTMGWDAFGLPAENAAIQNNIPPKKWTLENIAFMKSQLKKLGFSYDWSREIATCQPEYYLHEQELFLDFYKSGLVYQKESVVNWDPVDQTVLANEQVIDGKGWRSGAAVEQRSLKQWFLKITEFADDLLDGLKNLEGWPEKVRTMQERWIEKSEGAKIHFSILGKNDSTIEVFTTRPDTIFGASFLAVAYNHPIIESLNQSSALEDFIEECKKSAVNEATIETAEKIGFDTGLRVLHPLDSTIELPVYAANFVVMHYGAGAVFGCPAHDMRDFLFAKKYNLPVRPVILPDIDSPAGQSWNFEKEPYTGPGTLTNSTFLNGLKSHDAKILVTSRLEEEKTGKKCTNYRLRDWGISRQRYWGCPIPVIYCKSCGVLPLPKEALPVLLPDDAVLGMQGNPLASHKTWRFTKCHMCSGPAERETDTFDTFVDSSWYFMRYCSPHFKEPIDKEAVDYWMPVDQYIGGIEHAVMHLLYARFFTRALSKMGYFKFTEPFSSLLTQGMINHETYKDSNGNWLYPSDITKNGKEVFSKSTGERVNVGRIEKMSKSKCNVVEPDYIVEKYGADTARLFLLSDSPPDRDIEWSDTGIEGASRFLNKLYKQVVSTLENVESDSSDGKPDDDKLMRIIHRTIHDVTREFSSHGFHKVIALCRELFNAALEHKVSAHLKTEALLIIIRLLNPIIPHITEELWSISGFVCALAKSDWPKADEKYLEDDFVNIAIQLNGKTKAILEIFRGTPQSEVEKKVFAIDNVKHTLIGKSVQKVIYVENKILNVVYKN, from the coding sequence ATGCTGCCACAAAACATTGCATTTAGCAAAGATCAATCATACGAACCCAGCGTCATTGAAGAAAAGTGGCGATCCTACTGGCAGAAGAATGAGATATTTTATGCATCAATAGATAAAACAAAGCAGAAGTATTATGTGCTGGAAATGTTACCATACCCATCCGGGCGTATACATATGGGACACCTGCGCAATTATACGATAGGGGATGCCATTGCTAGATTCAAAAGAGCTGAAGGCTTTAATGTGCTTTATACTATGGGGTGGGATGCGTTTGGTCTTCCAGCTGAGAATGCTGCTATACAAAATAACATTCCTCCAAAAAAGTGGACCCTTGAAAATATAGCATTCATGAAAAGCCAACTGAAGAAGTTGGGTTTCTCGTATGATTGGAGCAGAGAGATCGCAACCTGCCAGCCAGAGTATTACCTGCATGAGCAGGAACTATTCTTAGATTTTTATAAAAGCGGACTAGTATACCAGAAAGAATCTGTAGTAAACTGGGATCCTGTTGATCAAACAGTCCTTGCAAATGAGCAAGTGATAGACGGAAAAGGCTGGAGATCCGGCGCAGCAGTCGAACAAAGGTCCTTAAAACAATGGTTTTTAAAAATCACTGAATTTGCTGATGATTTACTTGATGGGCTAAAAAATTTAGAAGGATGGCCAGAAAAAGTACGTACAATGCAAGAACGCTGGATAGAGAAATCAGAGGGTGCGAAAATTCACTTCAGCATTCTTGGAAAAAACGACTCTACAATAGAGGTGTTTACTACAAGACCAGATACTATCTTTGGCGCGTCATTTTTAGCAGTTGCATATAACCATCCAATCATTGAATCTTTAAATCAATCCTCTGCTCTGGAAGATTTTATCGAGGAATGCAAAAAGTCTGCTGTAAATGAAGCAACAATTGAAACAGCTGAAAAGATAGGTTTTGACACTGGACTTCGGGTTTTGCATCCACTTGATAGTACAATAGAGCTGCCAGTTTATGCTGCAAATTTTGTTGTAATGCACTATGGAGCTGGCGCAGTTTTCGGCTGTCCAGCGCATGACATGAGAGATTTTCTTTTTGCCAAAAAGTATAATCTTCCTGTTAGGCCAGTTATATTGCCAGATATAGATAGCCCAGCAGGACAGAGTTGGAATTTTGAAAAAGAACCTTATACAGGCCCTGGAACTCTTACAAATTCAACTTTTTTAAACGGTCTTAAATCACATGATGCGAAGATACTTGTTACCTCTAGATTAGAAGAGGAAAAAACTGGTAAAAAATGCACAAACTATAGGCTAAGAGATTGGGGAATTTCTAGGCAAAGATATTGGGGCTGTCCGATTCCGGTAATTTATTGTAAGTCATGCGGAGTGCTGCCTTTGCCTAAAGAAGCACTTCCTGTTTTGCTGCCTGATGATGCAGTGCTTGGCATGCAAGGCAATCCGCTTGCAAGTCACAAAACATGGAGATTTACAAAGTGTCATATGTGTTCTGGGCCTGCAGAGCGCGAAACAGATACCTTTGACACTTTTGTAGATTCATCATGGTATTTTATGCGCTATTGCTCACCTCATTTCAAAGAACCGATAGATAAAGAAGCTGTGGATTATTGGATGCCTGTTGATCAATATATCGGTGGAATAGAGCATGCTGTGATGCATTTGCTTTACGCAAGGTTCTTTACAAGAGCTCTAAGCAAAATGGGTTATTTTAAGTTTACAGAGCCATTCTCTAGTCTTCTGACTCAAGGGATGATCAACCACGAGACATATAAAGACTCAAATGGTAATTGGCTATACCCTTCAGACATTACTAAAAATGGGAAAGAAGTGTTTTCTAAATCAACGGGAGAGCGTGTGAATGTTGGAAGAATCGAGAAAATGAGCAAATCCAAATGTAATGTGGTAGAGCCAGACTATATAGTTGAAAAATATGGGGCAGATACAGCTAGACTTTTCCTACTTTCCGATTCGCCGCCAGATAGAGACATAGAGTGGAGTGACACTGGCATTGAAGGTGCAAGCAGATTCTTAAATAAGCTTTATAAACAAGTTGTCAGTACTTTGGAGAATGTAGAGAGTGATTCTTCAGATGGAAAACCAGATGATGATAAGCTAATGAGAATAATACATAGAACAATCCATGATGTGACACGTGAATTTTCCAGCCATGGCTTTCATAAAGTAATAGCACTTTGCAGAGAATTATTTAATGCCGCCTTAGAGCATAAGGTCTCAGCTCATTTAAAAACAGAAGCGCTGTTGATTATAATCAGACTTTTAAATCCAATAATTCCTCATATCACAGAAGAGCTTTGGAGCATTAGTGGATTCGTATGCGCGCTTGCTAAATCTGATTGGCCGAAGGCAGATGAAAAGTATCTGGAAGATGATTTTGTCAATATAGCCATACAATTGAATGGAAAAACAAAAGCCATCTTAGAAATTTTTAGGGGTACCCCCCAATCAGAGGTTGAAAAAAAAGTATTTGCTATTGATAATGTAAAGCATACCCTGATTGGCAAGTCTGTACAAAAAGTGATATACGTAGAAAATAAGATATTGAATGTAGTTTATAAAAATTAG
- a CDS encoding aminopeptidase P family protein has translation MQKHIEHLRSLYSKYAIDAYVIPSSDEFQNEYPPQKLNRLLWITGFSYSNGVLIISKDTNIFFTDGRYLLQAKEEIGQYCEILDMYKPGACKIIGDVLNGGSLGYDPMLHTVDNLKYYETLASRYNFSMKRIDTNLVDIIRCAGSNENIQENSDITVFGIEYAGESHLDKLNKLTAKVETSLDYIFVTRLDSICWLLNIRGNAVPYTPFPLAYLLLGTKENTLTLFVDDITKAKLALLPIFVDNLTILHISQIKSEFSKLLESGAKIQLDPSDAASWFLQNTNKCIIKEDPIQLMKAVKNEVEIDGFKKAHLYEGIAVTEFLAWISSNPGISEFEASQKLLEFRAQNKEFLYPSFETISAYGKNAAIVHYKPSLENSSIIEESGLYLVDSGGQYYFGTTDVTRTICIGKPQDEHKVMFTLVLKGHIRLARAVFPENTRGSQLDSLARFDLWQHGCNYRHGTGHGVGHFLSVHEGPQSISSGKKIDVALQAGMVLSNEPGFYKDGEYGIRIENMLLVIPSKHTGYLEFQNLTAVPIAYDLVDFSMLEQYEKEWLQNYNKTVYNLIGPFISDQAKKYFSGLLIDL, from the coding sequence ATGCAAAAACATATAGAACATCTAAGATCGCTTTACTCAAAATATGCAATTGATGCATATGTCATCCCTTCCTCTGATGAGTTTCAAAATGAATATCCGCCGCAAAAACTCAATAGACTACTTTGGATTACTGGATTCTCATATTCAAATGGGGTTCTCATAATTTCCAAAGATACCAACATCTTTTTTACGGATGGAAGGTATTTATTGCAGGCAAAGGAAGAAATAGGCCAGTACTGTGAAATACTTGATATGTATAAACCAGGTGCTTGCAAGATTATAGGAGATGTATTAAATGGTGGCTCTCTTGGGTATGACCCTATGCTTCACACAGTCGATAATCTCAAATATTATGAAACACTTGCGAGTCGCTATAATTTCTCAATGAAAAGGATTGATACTAATCTAGTAGATATTATAAGATGTGCAGGAAGTAACGAAAATATTCAAGAAAATAGCGATATCACTGTATTTGGCATAGAATATGCAGGAGAAAGCCATTTAGATAAACTAAATAAGCTAACGGCAAAGGTTGAAACGAGTTTAGACTATATATTCGTCACAAGGCTTGATTCAATTTGTTGGCTTCTAAATATAAGGGGGAATGCAGTGCCGTATACTCCATTTCCACTTGCTTACCTACTTCTTGGGACCAAAGAGAATACACTTACACTCTTCGTGGATGACATTACGAAGGCTAAATTAGCGCTTCTGCCAATTTTTGTGGATAATCTGACAATATTACATATAAGTCAGATTAAGTCTGAGTTTAGCAAGCTACTTGAATCTGGAGCAAAGATTCAGCTGGATCCTAGCGATGCAGCATCGTGGTTTTTACAAAATACAAACAAATGCATCATTAAAGAAGATCCTATACAGTTGATGAAAGCTGTAAAAAATGAAGTAGAAATAGATGGCTTTAAAAAAGCTCATTTGTATGAAGGAATCGCAGTTACAGAATTTCTTGCTTGGATTAGCTCCAATCCTGGCATTAGCGAATTTGAAGCTTCGCAAAAATTATTGGAATTCAGAGCCCAGAATAAGGAGTTTTTATATCCAAGCTTTGAAACAATATCTGCATATGGGAAAAATGCTGCTATCGTACACTATAAACCAAGTCTTGAGAATTCCAGCATCATAGAGGAAAGTGGATTGTATTTAGTGGATTCTGGTGGACAATACTATTTTGGAACAACAGATGTTACGCGTACAATATGCATAGGAAAGCCGCAGGATGAACATAAAGTAATGTTTACACTTGTGCTAAAAGGACATATCAGGCTTGCAAGAGCAGTATTTCCAGAAAATACCAGGGGTAGTCAGCTGGATAGTCTAGCGCGCTTTGATCTTTGGCAGCACGGGTGCAATTATAGACATGGCACTGGGCATGGAGTAGGGCACTTTCTATCTGTACATGAGGGGCCGCAATCCATAAGTTCTGGAAAAAAGATTGATGTAGCACTTCAAGCTGGTATGGTTTTATCTAACGAACCAGGGTTTTATAAGGATGGAGAATATGGTATAAGGATAGAGAACATGTTGCTTGTTATTCCATCAAAACACACTGGATATCTTGAATTCCAAAATTTAACAGCAGTACCTATTGCATACGATTTGGTTGATTTTAGTATGCTTGAGCAATATGAGAAGGAATGGCTGCAGAACTATAACAAGACTGTTTACAATTTGATTGGACCATTCATTAGCGACCAAGCAAAAAAATATTTTAGTGGATTGCTTATAGATCTATGA
- a CDS encoding GNAT family protein has protein sequence MRDIKEMTSQPQLNKEKFFRKFPIIRFGDFILRELMLADNIRYYQLLSDPNVSQYLSDEDIPRSPEAAIEEIKFWSSLFYMKHSIYWCIAEAKTNNLIGTIGFNSWSFYNNRAEISYELMSQYWRRGIMSATMSQVLDFAFTNMQIHRMEAKTMTHNIASQKFLEKHGFTREALMKAYRKVRGEFVDIETYVLFKNDWLRQ, from the coding sequence ATGAGAGATATCAAAGAAATGACATCACAACCTCAATTAAACAAAGAAAAGTTTTTTAGAAAATTTCCAATTATCAGATTTGGAGATTTTATTTTGCGTGAGCTTATGCTTGCTGATAACATTAGGTATTATCAGCTTCTTTCGGATCCAAATGTGAGTCAATATTTATCTGATGAAGATATCCCTCGCTCTCCTGAAGCTGCAATAGAAGAAATAAAATTTTGGAGTTCGTTATTTTACATGAAACATTCTATTTATTGGTGTATAGCAGAAGCAAAGACAAACAACTTAATAGGTACTATAGGTTTTAACAGCTGGAGCTTCTACAACAATAGAGCTGAAATAAGCTATGAGCTTATGAGTCAATATTGGAGAAGAGGAATTATGAGTGCTACTATGTCACAAGTGCTTGATTTTGCCTTCACAAATATGCAAATCCACAGAATGGAAGCAAAAACCATGACGCATAACATTGCATCGCAAAAATTTCTAGAAAAGCATGGCTTTACTCGCGAAGCACTCATGAAAGCATACAGGAAAGTCAGAGGAGAGTTTGTCGATATAGAAACTTATGTATTGTTTAAGAACGATTGGTTAAGGCAATGA
- a CDS encoding fused MFS/spermidine synthase, whose amino-acid sequence MFFSSEVKVIDIIKNEHGKMWIYDTSKERCLSFKDPRLGRLSRQSCIMLADVDKIVFDYQKSILSALYINTGPKKVLMIGLGGGTLAKAILALLPDVTLDIVEINRDMPYVAKQYFFFNATEKTNIVIMDGAEFIRYKAQQYNKQGYDFIIMDAFDQDYIPDHFLKKEFVMQLKEIMRDGGILAVNTFTSSKHYERETELYHAIFGKFWSLSTQNRVILATKEPLLNMDIISMNAKLWREKFSSLDIDSDLLLKKFTIE is encoded by the coding sequence ATGTTTTTTAGTTCAGAAGTAAAAGTAATAGACATTATAAAAAACGAGCATGGCAAAATGTGGATTTATGATACCTCAAAAGAGAGGTGTCTATCATTTAAAGATCCGAGGCTTGGTAGATTATCTAGACAGAGCTGTATAATGCTTGCTGATGTAGACAAAATAGTATTCGATTATCAAAAATCAATTTTATCTGCTCTTTATATAAACACAGGACCAAAAAAGGTATTGATGATAGGTCTTGGCGGTGGAACACTAGCAAAAGCAATTCTTGCTTTGCTACCTGATGTCACGCTTGACATAGTTGAGATAAATCGTGACATGCCATACGTAGCGAAACAATACTTTTTCTTCAATGCTACTGAGAAAACTAACATAGTCATTATGGACGGAGCGGAATTTATCAGATACAAAGCGCAGCAGTATAACAAACAGGGTTACGATTTTATAATAATGGATGCATTTGATCAAGATTATATACCTGATCATTTTTTAAAAAAAGAGTTTGTAATGCAGCTAAAGGAAATTATGAGAGATGGTGGCATACTTGCAGTTAACACATTTACAAGTAGCAAACACTATGAAAGAGAAACAGAGCTATATCATGCGATTTTCGGTAAATTCTGGAGCTTAAGTACTCAAAATCGTGTGATACTTGCAACAAAAGAGCCATTACTTAATATGGACATTATTTCGATGAATGCCAAACTTTGGAGAGAAAAGTTTAGTAGTTTAGATATTGACTCAGACTTGTTATTGAAAAAATTCACTATAGAATAG
- the dapB gene encoding 4-hydroxy-tetrahydrodipicolinate reductase gives MKKKVGIIGVSGRFGAAIFEILEKHQDYLLGLCFSRSESDSLTLENLLTQNDYIIDCSHYSLTAQVIAEALRTPKPLIICTTGLEMIKIKSQLDILSKKTQIVIVPNTSFGAYMQRFLATQLAKALDSTYDIDILEKHHRNKLDCPSGTANSIISDVISTKKREHNLQYGIYRADDGKRGENLIGVAAQRSGNIFGEHEITFTSADESISIKHTAFSKALFAKGAIKILDWLSKSEPLPGIYGIEDIIIA, from the coding sequence ATGAAGAAAAAAGTAGGAATAATAGGCGTGTCAGGCAGATTTGGTGCGGCAATTTTTGAAATATTAGAAAAACATCAAGATTATCTACTTGGGTTGTGTTTCAGCCGCAGCGAATCAGATTCTTTAACACTAGAAAATTTACTAACACAAAACGATTATATCATAGACTGTTCGCATTATTCTTTAACAGCGCAAGTCATTGCAGAAGCATTACGAACTCCGAAACCTTTGATAATTTGTACCACTGGTCTTGAAATGATAAAAATTAAGTCTCAGCTTGATATTTTATCTAAAAAGACGCAGATTGTAATTGTGCCAAACACCAGTTTTGGGGCATATATGCAGCGCTTTCTCGCAACACAACTTGCAAAAGCATTAGATTCTACATACGACATAGATATACTTGAGAAACATCACAGAAATAAACTTGACTGCCCTTCTGGCACTGCAAACTCTATAATATCTGATGTAATTTCTACTAAAAAGAGAGAACATAATTTACAATATGGGATATACAGAGCAGATGATGGCAAAAGAGGAGAGAATCTAATAGGAGTTGCGGCACAAAGAAGTGGTAACATCTTTGGAGAACATGAGATCACATTCACAAGCGCTGATGAATCCATCTCTATAAAGCATACAGCATTTAGTAAAGCACTGTTTGCAAAAGGGGCAATAAAAATATTAGACTGGCTGTCAAAGAGCGAGCCTTTACCAGGAATTTATGGAATAGAAGATATAATCATAGCTTAA
- the lpxK gene encoding tetraacyldisaccharide 4'-kinase, whose product MYFHLFKASIYGKFWRIRSVWHTVLMPLSWLYYLAYLIRYHVLSFPKKIEKPVICVGNITVGGAGKTEVALALGRLCLKLRLRPVFIAHGYNSAIRGDKEFIVVNSKLHTSADVGDEAILLAQLAPTYISKNRVLAARAAAKEADILIFDDGMQNNKLKKDLVFSVINSDYLFGNQLLLPVGPLREPIIGSIARSDYFIFTYCDGVLDQSRKELQALFTSNKPIMYLNTEILNAEQIKGRSFVAICGIANPANFLRTLHSLNITVVEHFIFSDHHQYTEQELESVCLVATKCDVKIITTAKDIARIPQKYHAFIEVVRLYSNFHATKELSKTIIALTNRS is encoded by the coding sequence ATGTATTTTCACTTATTTAAAGCTTCAATATATGGGAAGTTCTGGCGTATTAGAAGTGTTTGGCATACAGTACTCATGCCTCTTTCATGGCTTTACTACCTAGCTTATCTAATTCGCTATCATGTTCTTTCATTTCCAAAAAAAATAGAAAAACCAGTAATCTGCGTTGGCAACATTACTGTTGGTGGAGCAGGCAAAACAGAAGTGGCGCTTGCTCTTGGACGTCTCTGTCTAAAACTTAGATTGAGACCTGTATTTATAGCACATGGATATAATAGCGCGATTCGAGGAGATAAGGAATTTATAGTGGTGAATAGCAAGTTACATACCAGCGCAGATGTTGGTGATGAAGCTATTTTACTTGCGCAGCTTGCACCTACTTATATATCTAAAAACAGAGTTTTAGCTGCCAGAGCTGCAGCTAAAGAGGCAGATATATTGATATTTGACGATGGTATGCAGAATAATAAGTTAAAAAAGGACTTAGTATTTAGCGTAATTAACAGTGATTATCTTTTTGGGAATCAGCTATTGCTTCCCGTTGGCCCACTGCGCGAACCAATTATTGGTAGCATCGCAAGATCAGATTACTTTATATTTACCTATTGTGATGGTGTTTTAGATCAGTCAAGAAAAGAACTGCAGGCATTGTTTACAAGCAATAAACCAATAATGTATTTAAATACAGAAATATTAAATGCTGAACAAATCAAAGGTCGCTCTTTTGTTGCGATATGTGGAATAGCAAATCCAGCGAATTTTTTAAGAACTCTGCATTCTCTTAATATTACTGTGGTAGAACATTTCATATTCTCAGATCATCATCAGTATACCGAACAAGAGCTTGAAAGTGTTTGTTTAGTAGCGACAAAGTGTGACGTTAAGATCATCACAACAGCAAAAGACATAGCAAGAATTCCTCAAAAGTATCATGCATTCATTGAGGTTGTTCGTCTTTACAGCAACTTTCATGCAACAAAGGAGTTGTCAAAAACAATCATTGCCTTAACCAATCGTTCTTAA